From a region of the uncultured Desulfatiglans sp. genome:
- a CDS encoding hypothetical protein (Evidence 5 : Unknown function), translating into MGAIQFFLKVMGMENGKADEEKKVQVEELLLNVMEDRAAEEHPAVRFIRRKISPLNLDVRDSLVPRVNVLIGIIDFKYFFGGYISVFSLAKRLALAGYPVRIIVTEECYFEPMEWCRRIRDYEGLEDFFDCVEVVYAPDRKDPIPCHPQDAIVATSCWSAHIAHLTMRALAGDRFIYLSQEYEPIFYELGSLHVLSRMSYDLPHYGIFSTKILMDYHRRNRIGLFRESTEEGEKNSVAFENAILRFDVSEEMLRERPVRRLVFYARPETHAARNCFELGMLALSGAIAEGAFQGKWEFYGIGSLQSSPSCILIDEAGPRLNLLPKMSLNEYRDLLPHFDVGLSLMMSPHPSLVPLEMAAAGIRVVTNTFANKTVDVLKGISTNLIPADPTVEGIREGLVEAVAGVEDWDGRIQGSQVRWPQDWGVSFDGAFLEKMKGFIGWEPPLGAARQRSSAASAGDPDLEPPAVVRSLVKLIARQPDTFVYRVSREDEMYLDSLGHVGEDEALWWYFKSGLMSFETIQKIVAASQRRFEDVGSFLDFACGYGRVSRFLVQVMDTQKIWVSDIYQDAVRFQERCFGVNGFFSRTEPSEVRFPGKFEIVYVGSLFSHLPAARFEEWLIRLYGLLEDEGVLILSTHSEKAIPPGVPFAEDGFTFIPFSESRSLSKEEYGSTYVRKDWFERLASRLGVTNLTCMAEELCEQQDIYVLSKRYIPALSTLVPTFRPVGSIDTITITDDQTFYMRGWAADRQTGAPVKQVMIYCDGSEVGEAALGYARTDVRDYFQRDEFVMSGWEFEGRPPVLNSQGISLREGIIVKVTGWGGEIGYLNGMGF; encoded by the coding sequence ATGGGCGCGATTCAGTTTTTTTTGAAGGTGATGGGAATGGAAAATGGGAAAGCGGATGAGGAGAAGAAAGTTCAGGTAGAGGAGCTCCTATTGAATGTGATGGAGGACCGTGCAGCCGAGGAGCATCCGGCTGTGCGGTTCATCCGCCGTAAGATCAGCCCTCTGAATCTGGATGTACGCGATTCTTTAGTTCCTCGTGTAAACGTGCTCATCGGCATCATCGACTTCAAGTATTTTTTCGGCGGATATATCAGTGTTTTCAGTCTGGCGAAGCGCCTGGCCCTCGCCGGGTATCCGGTAAGGATCATCGTGACCGAGGAATGCTATTTCGAGCCCATGGAATGGTGCAGGAGGATCCGGGACTACGAAGGGCTCGAAGATTTCTTCGATTGCGTCGAAGTGGTGTATGCGCCGGACAGAAAAGACCCGATACCTTGCCATCCGCAGGATGCCATCGTGGCGACGAGCTGCTGGAGCGCCCATATCGCTCATTTGACCATGCGTGCCCTGGCGGGTGATCGCTTCATCTATCTGAGCCAGGAGTACGAACCGATCTTTTATGAACTGGGCTCCCTCCACGTCCTGTCCCGGATGAGCTATGATCTCCCCCACTATGGTATTTTTTCGACGAAGATCCTGATGGATTATCATCGCCGCAATCGGATCGGGCTGTTCCGGGAATCGACGGAGGAGGGTGAGAAGAACTCCGTTGCCTTCGAGAACGCGATCCTTCGGTTCGATGTCAGCGAGGAGATGCTCAGGGAGCGGCCCGTGAGGCGTCTGGTATTCTATGCAAGGCCTGAGACCCATGCGGCCAGAAACTGCTTCGAACTCGGCATGCTCGCACTATCCGGGGCGATTGCCGAGGGTGCCTTCCAGGGAAAGTGGGAGTTTTACGGCATCGGGTCGCTTCAGTCCTCTCCCAGCTGTATCCTGATCGACGAGGCGGGTCCCCGCCTCAATCTTCTGCCGAAGATGAGTCTGAACGAGTACCGTGATCTTCTGCCGCATTTCGACGTCGGCTTGAGCCTGATGATGAGCCCGCACCCGAGCCTTGTTCCCCTCGAGATGGCCGCTGCCGGGATTCGGGTGGTGACCAATACCTTCGCCAACAAGACCGTCGATGTCTTGAAGGGCATTTCGACCAATCTTATCCCGGCCGATCCCACCGTCGAAGGCATTCGGGAGGGGCTCGTCGAGGCGGTCGCGGGCGTGGAGGATTGGGACGGCCGCATCCAAGGGTCGCAGGTAAGGTGGCCTCAGGATTGGGGTGTGTCGTTCGATGGGGCCTTTCTGGAAAAGATGAAAGGTTTCATCGGATGGGAGCCCCCGTTGGGGGCGGCGAGGCAGAGGTCGTCCGCGGCTTCGGCGGGTGATCCGGACCTCGAGCCTCCAGCCGTCGTTCGCTCGCTCGTCAAGCTGATTGCCAGACAACCGGATACCTTCGTCTACCGGGTCAGCCGCGAGGACGAGATGTACCTCGACAGCCTCGGCCACGTCGGAGAGGACGAGGCGCTGTGGTGGTATTTCAAATCGGGGCTCATGTCGTTTGAAACCATTCAGAAGATTGTGGCGGCGTCCCAACGGAGATTTGAGGATGTCGGAAGCTTCCTTGATTTCGCTTGCGGCTATGGCCGGGTCTCCCGGTTTCTGGTTCAGGTGATGGATACTCAAAAGATTTGGGTGAGCGATATCTATCAGGATGCCGTCAGATTTCAGGAGCGCTGTTTCGGGGTGAACGGGTTTTTTTCGAGGACAGAGCCTTCAGAGGTTCGGTTTCCAGGGAAGTTCGAGATCGTTTACGTCGGTTCGCTCTTTTCCCATCTGCCCGCCGCCCGCTTCGAAGAATGGCTGATCCGGCTGTATGGTCTGCTCGAGGATGAAGGTGTCCTGATCCTTTCGACCCACAGCGAGAAGGCCATCCCGCCAGGAGTGCCGTTCGCGGAGGACGGTTTTACCTTTATCCCGTTCAGTGAAAGCCGAAGCCTTTCGAAGGAGGAGTATGGCAGCACGTATGTGCGGAAGGACTGGTTCGAGCGTCTCGCCTCCCGGCTGGGCGTGACCAATCTTACCTGTATGGCGGAGGAGTTGTGCGAGCAACAGGACATCTATGTCCTTTCGAAACGTTATATTCCCGCACTGAGCACGCTTGTCCCCACCTTCAGACCGGTCGGGAGCATCGACACGATCACGATTACCGATGATCAAACCTTTTATATGCGGGGCTGGGCGGCTGACCGTCAGACGGGTGCGCCTGTCAAGCAGGTCATGATCTATTGCGATGGGAGTGAGGTGGGCGAGGCGGCCCTGGGTTATGCCCGGACGGATGTCAGGGATTATTTCCAGAGGGATGAATTCGTCATGTCGGGCTGGGAGTTCGAGGGGCGGCCGCCCGTGCTGAACAGCCAGGGGATTTCCCTGCGCGAAGGAATCATCGTGAAGGTGACCGGCTGGGGCGGCGAGATTGGCTATCTGAACGGAATGGGTTTCTGA
- a CDS encoding hypothetical protein (Evidence 5 : Unknown function), with protein sequence MDIDERDRVAELWDHSQEQYRRDDRVLYWELLPAVQRYQNEMMTGDAETGYFDRTLGELEARKGNTGLRGLSIGCNEGDPACEMILFERGLFARIEVVDLAEGLLERQQGIARSRGIEGIDYLCRNLNAVEIEPDVYDFIWAVGTVHHVERLDHLFDQINKGLRSGGLFMMREYIGPRRLQFTDRQLRIVNEILRILPEPYKKTADGRIKNHLERYDIEAIKAHDPSESIRSDEIMHFAAKHLELIEVAETGGTILHPLLSDIAFNFDRDETGAGLIEGLILLERILLGEKVLPSDYVFCLAGKTMK encoded by the coding sequence ATGGATATCGATGAGCGGGACAGGGTGGCCGAGCTCTGGGACCATTCGCAGGAGCAATACCGGAGGGATGATCGGGTGCTTTATTGGGAGCTCCTGCCGGCGGTTCAACGCTACCAGAACGAGATGATGACCGGAGATGCCGAGACCGGGTATTTTGATCGGACGCTCGGAGAATTGGAGGCCCGCAAGGGGAATACGGGGCTGCGGGGCCTGTCTATAGGCTGCAATGAAGGGGATCCGGCCTGCGAGATGATCCTGTTCGAACGGGGGCTTTTCGCGCGGATCGAGGTGGTGGACCTTGCGGAGGGTCTGCTTGAAAGGCAGCAGGGAATTGCGCGCTCGAGGGGCATCGAGGGCATTGACTATCTGTGCCGGAACCTGAATGCCGTCGAGATCGAACCGGACGTCTATGATTTCATCTGGGCCGTCGGAACGGTTCACCATGTCGAAAGGCTCGATCACCTGTTTGATCAGATCAACAAAGGCCTACGTTCCGGCGGCCTTTTTATGATGCGGGAATACATCGGCCCGCGCCGTCTCCAATTTACGGACAGGCAGCTGCGCATCGTGAACGAGATTCTGCGCATTTTGCCGGAACCTTATAAGAAGACGGCTGACGGGCGCATCAAGAATCATCTTGAACGGTATGATATCGAGGCGATCAAGGCCCATGATCCTTCTGAATCGATCAGATCGGATGAGATCATGCATTTTGCGGCCAAACATCTCGAACTGATCGAGGTCGCCGAAACCGGCGGGACGATCCTCCATCCCTTGTTGAGCGACATCGCCTTCAATTTCGACCGTGATGAAACCGGAGCGGGCCTCATCGAGGGGCTGATTCTGCTGGAGAGGATTCTGCTCGGAGAAAAGGTCCTTCCCAGCGATTATGTCTTTTGCCTTGCAGGAAAAACGATGAAGTAG
- the algI gene encoding putative alginate O-acetylase AlgI (Evidence 3 : Putative function from multiple computational evidences) — MVFSSIIFLFCFLPVTLGIYFLLGRRGQNAWLLLASLVFYAWGEVFYVAVMLASIAANYAVGVLIAAFRGGRWARLILGIGIAADLAILVFFKYSAFLAENLSFLMSPILGRTAAGIDPGHLPLGISFFTFQSMSYIIDVYRGAAPAQRNPLNIGLYIALFPQLIAGPIVRYHDLARQIVSRRVRLPDFAAGAERFVFGLGKKVLIANNAGAIADPIFAVSSGDLTAPVAWLGIVCYTIQIYFDFSGYSDMAIGLGRMFGFRFLENFNYPYIARSMRGFWRRWHISLSTWFRDYLYIPLGGSRKGPLRTYANLATVFFLVGLWHGASWNFVVWGLFHGTFLVLERLGLGSLLERCWRPIRHGYVLAVVMTGWVFFRAETLSGALGYLEAMMGLTAGDALRYPLETYLDRQAWGVVLCGAVFATPVFPAVRAWMRRLGESAGGVAGVMSRCAAGAMENAAFVLLLAGSILFLAAGSYNPFIYFRF, encoded by the coding sequence ATGGTATTCAGTTCCATCATATTCCTCTTCTGCTTCCTGCCGGTTACGCTCGGCATCTATTTCCTTCTGGGAAGAAGAGGGCAGAATGCGTGGCTTCTGTTGGCGAGCCTGGTCTTCTATGCGTGGGGGGAGGTGTTCTATGTCGCCGTCATGCTGGCATCCATTGCCGCCAACTACGCCGTCGGGGTCCTGATCGCCGCTTTCCGCGGCGGTCGCTGGGCGCGTCTTATCCTGGGGATCGGCATCGCCGCCGATCTGGCGATTCTGGTCTTTTTCAAGTACAGCGCCTTCCTGGCCGAGAACCTCTCCTTCCTCATGTCCCCCATCCTCGGGCGGACGGCGGCTGGTATAGATCCCGGCCATCTACCCCTCGGCATCTCCTTTTTCACCTTTCAGTCCATGTCCTACATCATCGATGTCTACCGTGGGGCTGCGCCGGCTCAACGCAATCCCCTGAACATCGGATTGTATATTGCGTTGTTTCCTCAGTTGATTGCCGGACCGATCGTCCGCTATCACGATCTGGCCAGGCAGATCGTGTCACGGCGCGTGCGTCTCCCTGATTTCGCCGCCGGAGCGGAGCGCTTCGTATTCGGTCTGGGCAAAAAGGTGTTGATCGCCAACAATGCGGGTGCCATAGCGGATCCCATCTTTGCTGTTTCCAGCGGAGATTTGACCGCTCCAGTGGCGTGGCTCGGGATCGTCTGTTACACGATCCAGATCTACTTCGATTTTTCCGGATACAGCGATATGGCGATAGGCCTCGGGCGGATGTTCGGCTTCCGTTTTCTCGAAAATTTCAACTATCCCTATATCGCCCGATCCATGAGGGGGTTCTGGAGACGCTGGCACATCTCGCTTTCGACCTGGTTTCGTGATTATCTCTACATTCCACTTGGAGGCAGCCGGAAAGGGCCTCTGCGCACCTATGCGAACCTGGCGACGGTCTTTTTCCTGGTGGGCCTCTGGCACGGCGCGAGCTGGAATTTCGTTGTGTGGGGGCTCTTTCACGGGACATTCCTGGTGTTGGAGCGCCTGGGGTTGGGCTCCCTGCTCGAGCGTTGCTGGCGGCCGATCCGACATGGATATGTTTTGGCAGTCGTTATGACCGGCTGGGTGTTTTTCAGGGCCGAGACGCTGTCCGGAGCGCTGGGCTATCTCGAGGCGATGATGGGCCTGACGGCCGGGGATGCACTCCGCTATCCCCTGGAGACCTACCTGGATCGGCAGGCATGGGGGGTGGTGCTCTGCGGGGCTGTGTTTGCCACGCCTGTATTTCCTGCAGTCCGTGCTTGGATGCGGAGGCTTGGTGAGAGTGCGGGCGGAGTGGCCGGGGTGATGAGCCGTTGCGCTGCCGGGGCCATGGAAAACGCGGCCTTCGTGCTGCTGCTCGCGGGTTCGATCCTCTTTCTTGCGGCAGGGTCTTACAACCCCTTTATTTATTTTCGGTTTTAG
- a CDS encoding hypothetical protein (Evidence 5 : Unknown function): MNHGAGGRWRRRGSVFATLRMVCFLAVLVTPLIRTALTPKAALSDSEKRTLTEIPRLELTARSVLSFPARFEAYLNDHFGFRRECIQAFNYLQVRWLRRSPEEQVVLGRDGWLFYTGDRSIEDHRGFISLTPEELTKARLVLENRRDWLADRGIRYLFVVAPSKHSIYPELLPDFLARRRGRTRFDQFLAYMGRESDFQVLDLRQILRSKKGDERLYLLSDTHWNPRGAYWAYTEIMRVVNQWFPEEEPLERSRLVETSADVPGGDLAQMLDLRGLFRESYPFLRPQEPCAEKKKEAVDLEAVRRAIPIMPGESAGFARGCDRSRLRAVAFRDSFLVSLEDFLAEHFAQIDFIWTHFDHSLVEKYIAVAKPDVILEEIVERSFMEVLVTQDLDVDALLSERFSLSERSVLKYEGGVLPGLRTFGDVLIAGRPEGLDVVCRGGDPQLWLPPASLDEGRSSIMRIILTVPADTVFQVFYLTAERPYHCEEQSIRRPVRSGLNELYIEIPRAACAADVRLDPGAVPGTYTLHEFDWRTRSDSHRM; the protein is encoded by the coding sequence GTGAATCATGGTGCGGGCGGCCGGTGGCGGCGGCGGGGCAGCGTTTTCGCGACGCTGCGGATGGTTTGTTTCCTGGCGGTCCTTGTGACGCCTCTGATACGGACTGCGCTGACACCGAAGGCGGCCCTTTCAGACAGCGAGAAGCGCACGTTGACGGAGATACCCCGCCTCGAGTTGACGGCTCGATCGGTACTGTCATTCCCGGCCCGGTTCGAGGCCTACCTGAACGATCATTTTGGATTCAGGCGGGAGTGCATCCAGGCCTTCAATTATCTGCAGGTCAGATGGCTGCGGAGGTCGCCGGAGGAACAGGTTGTCCTCGGCAGGGACGGATGGCTTTTCTACACAGGTGATCGGAGCATCGAGGACCATCGAGGGTTCATCTCCCTGACACCGGAGGAATTGACGAAGGCCAGGTTGGTCCTTGAAAACCGCCGCGACTGGCTTGCTGATCGAGGCATCCGGTATCTCTTTGTCGTCGCTCCGAGCAAGCACTCGATCTACCCGGAATTGCTTCCGGACTTTCTTGCGCGGCGGAGAGGCCGGACCCGCTTTGACCAGTTTCTGGCGTATATGGGCCGGGAGTCCGATTTTCAGGTGCTCGATCTGCGGCAGATCCTCCGGTCGAAAAAGGGGGATGAACGGCTGTACCTTTTGTCGGACACGCACTGGAACCCGAGGGGCGCGTATTGGGCCTACACGGAGATCATGCGCGTCGTGAATCAATGGTTTCCGGAAGAGGAGCCGCTCGAGCGGAGCCGGCTGGTCGAAACCTCGGCTGATGTGCCTGGCGGCGATTTGGCGCAGATGCTGGATCTTCGTGGTCTATTCCGGGAGTCCTATCCTTTTTTGAGGCCTCAAGAGCCTTGTGCCGAGAAGAAAAAGGAGGCCGTCGACCTCGAGGCGGTCCGGCGGGCCATACCGATCATGCCCGGAGAATCGGCAGGATTTGCGAGGGGCTGCGACCGATCCCGGCTGCGCGCCGTGGCTTTTCGCGACTCCTTCCTGGTTTCTCTGGAGGATTTCCTGGCGGAGCATTTCGCCCAGATCGATTTCATTTGGACGCACTTCGACCACAGCCTCGTCGAAAAGTATATCGCGGTGGCGAAGCCGGATGTCATTCTGGAAGAAATCGTCGAACGTTCCTTCATGGAAGTATTGGTAACGCAGGATCTGGATGTGGATGCTCTTCTCTCCGAGCGTTTTTCGCTGTCGGAACGGTCCGTGTTGAAATACGAGGGTGGAGTCCTGCCCGGGCTCAGGACCTTCGGAGACGTCCTGATCGCCGGCCGGCCGGAAGGCCTCGATGTGGTCTGCAGGGGCGGTGATCCGCAGCTGTGGCTGCCGCCTGCGAGCCTGGATGAAGGCCGCTCCTCGATCATGCGCATCATCCTCACGGTGCCGGCGGATACGGTCTTCCAGGTCTTTTACCTCACGGCTGAAAGGCCTTACCATTGTGAAGAGCAGAGCATCAGGAGGCCGGTCCGGAGCGGCCTCAACGAACTGTACATCGAGATCCCCAGGGCTGCATGCGCCGCCGATGTGCGCCTGGATCCCGGCGCGGTTCCCGGAACCTATACGTTGCATGAATTCGATTGGCGCACCCGCTCCGACAGCCATCGAATGTGA
- a CDS encoding hypothetical protein (Evidence 5 : Unknown function) encodes MKIIAFYLPQFHPVPENDLWWGKGFTDWRNVAKARPNFAGHYQPHIPSDLGFYDLRVSETREAQAELARAYGIDGFCYHHYWFNGRRLLERPFEEVLRTGRPEMPFCLCWANENWTRRWDGDEQEILIAQTHSAHDDRAFIQSLFPAFEDRRYICIDGRPLLVVYRVNLLPDPKATAEIWREECHRRGFPGVHLCAAQSFGITDPRPYGFDSALEFPPHGVFSRKMNHWLRIVNRRYEGSVYDYREVILNSIRSKDPDYCLFRAVMPAWDNTARRQNDSNCFVNISPEKYEFWLASAIARTRSRFDGDLQLVFINAWNEWGEGCHLEPDMRYGHQFLAATERARRNVVLTGACCGLRLPIEWDDGMNDPSVSEVMRFLASQPEKIFLVDYRMISFAASPPTLSERWIMRLKRMQGNGGADGWHSLFKQVLRRWT; translated from the coding sequence ATGAAAATCATCGCCTTTTATCTCCCCCAGTTTCACCCTGTGCCGGAAAACGATCTCTGGTGGGGCAAAGGGTTTACGGATTGGCGCAATGTCGCGAAGGCCAGACCCAATTTCGCCGGGCATTACCAGCCGCACATCCCTTCCGATCTGGGGTTTTATGACTTGAGGGTTTCGGAGACCCGTGAAGCGCAGGCCGAACTCGCCCGCGCGTACGGGATCGACGGGTTCTGCTATCATCATTACTGGTTCAACGGCAGGCGTCTTCTGGAGCGGCCGTTCGAGGAGGTCTTGAGGACCGGCCGGCCGGAGATGCCCTTTTGTCTGTGTTGGGCGAACGAGAACTGGACCCGCCGGTGGGACGGTGACGAGCAGGAGATCCTGATCGCGCAAACCCATTCGGCTCATGATGACAGGGCCTTCATACAGAGTCTCTTTCCAGCGTTCGAAGACCGGCGCTACATCTGTATAGACGGCCGGCCGTTACTGGTCGTCTATCGCGTCAACTTGTTGCCGGATCCAAAGGCAACCGCAGAGATCTGGCGCGAGGAGTGTCATCGGCGAGGATTTCCGGGGGTTCATCTGTGCGCGGCGCAGAGTTTCGGCATCACCGATCCCAGGCCGTATGGATTCGATTCGGCGCTCGAATTTCCGCCCCACGGTGTGTTCAGCCGCAAGATGAATCACTGGCTGCGGATCGTCAACCGCCGCTACGAAGGCAGCGTTTATGACTATCGTGAGGTGATTCTGAACAGTATCCGGTCGAAGGACCCGGATTATTGCCTGTTCAGGGCGGTGATGCCTGCGTGGGACAACACAGCCCGGCGCCAGAACGACAGCAATTGCTTTGTCAATATTTCCCCCGAGAAATACGAGTTCTGGCTGGCGTCGGCCATCGCCAGAACCCGTTCGAGGTTTGATGGGGACTTGCAACTGGTCTTTATCAATGCCTGGAACGAGTGGGGTGAAGGATGCCATCTCGAACCCGATATGCGTTACGGACACCAATTCCTGGCCGCCACCGAACGGGCCAGGCGGAACGTGGTGCTGACAGGCGCGTGTTGCGGTCTTCGTTTGCCTATTGAGTGGGATGATGGTATGAATGACCCGTCTGTTTCCGAAGTGATGCGTTTTTTGGCTTCCCAGCCGGAAAAGATCTTTCTGGTGGATTATCGGATGATTTCTTTTGCCGCCTCGCCTCCGACGCTCAGTGAGAGATGGATCATGCGGCTGAAGCGGATGCAGGGGAATGGCGGAGCGGATGGATGGCACAGCCTCTTTAAACAGGTGCTGCGGCGATGGACCTGA
- a CDS encoding conserved hypothetical protein (Evidence 4 : Unknown function but conserved in other organisms), translated as MFYPKVSIVIPSYNHARFIEAALLSVEDQTYENLEIIVVDDGSSDGSLAVIERTAGRIHRGLRVVRQRNRGAAAAINRGLKLAGGKYINILNSDDLFAPERIAYFVERLEKSGAKLAFSGIRCIDENGAEVDESNETAAYVYRKQVEMARYPSVGFALLDSNVAISSGNIFAAKEIYETLHGFRPYLYCHDWDFLLRALCLTEPLYIHRPMYYYRLHGGNTFRKLAHRAKAETTGTLRKYFGNVRGGRLSNADAPSPRRWPGYFEEFVREKGYQPYWERFPRLRSLWSLCRRSLHGAVHV; from the coding sequence ATGTTTTACCCGAAAGTATCGATTGTCATTCCCTCCTATAACCACGCCCGGTTCATAGAAGCCGCCCTCCTTTCGGTAGAAGACCAAACCTATGAAAATCTTGAAATCATCGTGGTCGATGACGGTTCCAGCGACGGAAGTTTAGCGGTCATCGAGAGGACCGCGGGGCGAATCCATCGCGGCTTGCGCGTTGTCAGGCAACGCAATCGCGGTGCGGCGGCGGCGATCAACCGTGGACTGAAGCTCGCCGGCGGCAAGTATATCAACATCCTAAACAGCGATGATCTGTTCGCGCCTGAGAGAATCGCGTATTTCGTCGAGCGGTTGGAGAAATCGGGTGCGAAGCTGGCCTTTTCGGGCATTCGCTGCATCGATGAAAACGGGGCTGAAGTGGATGAGTCGAACGAGACTGCCGCCTACGTTTATCGCAAACAGGTTGAGATGGCCCGGTACCCCTCGGTCGGATTCGCTCTGCTCGATTCGAACGTGGCCATTTCATCCGGGAATATTTTTGCGGCGAAGGAAATCTATGAGACCCTTCACGGCTTCAGACCCTATCTTTACTGCCATGACTGGGATTTTCTGCTCCGGGCGCTCTGCTTGACCGAGCCGCTCTATATCCACAGACCCATGTATTATTACAGGCTTCACGGAGGGAACACCTTCCGAAAACTCGCCCACCGCGCAAAGGCGGAGACCACCGGGACCCTGCGGAAGTACTTCGGAAACGTCCGGGGCGGTCGGCTTTCGAATGCCGATGCGCCAAGCCCCCGGCGATGGCCTGGATATTTCGAAGAATTCGTGCGGGAGAAGGGGTACCAACCCTATTGGGAGCGATTCCCGCGGCTGCGGTCCTTGTGGTCCCTATGCAGGCGCTCGCTTCATGGAGCGGTTCATGTCTAG
- a CDS encoding Glycosyltransferase, group 2 family protein — protein sequence MSSSPCRVAVIIVNWNGRTLLPECLDGLRQQTFREFETVVVDNGSTDGSVRFLEARYPWVRLIALSENAGFCKANNLAMAQAKTPYVALLNNDAVANPDWLENLVAALERSPEAGSAASKMVSYWNPTVIDCAGAGYSKAGAGVIRGRGRPASDFSREEWVFGACAGAALYRTDMLREIGLFPEHFFLLYEDLDLSFRAQLRGWRCLFVPDAVVAHKMSSSIVHDSPTSVYYGHRNLEWVWVRNMPSVLLARSFGRHLAYGIGCLAFYLMRGRGGVFLRSKKDALKGMGRAFRARKEIHRRRGIAIGDLWGLFDEETFLPRLKRRLGTL from the coding sequence ATGTCTAGCTCTCCTTGCCGGGTGGCGGTCATTATCGTCAACTGGAACGGCAGGACCCTTTTGCCGGAATGCCTGGATGGACTGAGACAGCAGACGTTCCGCGAATTCGAGACGGTGGTGGTGGACAACGGGTCGACGGATGGATCGGTTCGGTTTCTGGAGGCCCGGTATCCGTGGGTGAGGCTCATCGCCCTGTCCGAAAATGCCGGCTTCTGCAAGGCCAACAATCTGGCCATGGCTCAAGCGAAAACGCCTTATGTGGCCCTTTTGAACAACGATGCGGTGGCGAATCCCGACTGGCTCGAAAATCTTGTGGCGGCCCTCGAGCGGAGCCCGGAGGCCGGATCCGCGGCCTCGAAGATGGTCTCCTATTGGAATCCGACGGTGATAGACTGCGCCGGCGCCGGATATTCGAAGGCGGGGGCCGGCGTCATCCGCGGCCGCGGCCGCCCGGCGTCGGATTTCAGCAGAGAGGAGTGGGTCTTTGGCGCCTGCGCCGGGGCGGCGCTTTATCGAACCGATATGCTGCGCGAGATCGGGTTGTTCCCGGAGCATTTCTTTCTGCTTTACGAGGATCTGGATTTGAGCTTCAGGGCTCAACTGAGGGGCTGGCGCTGCCTGTTCGTGCCTGACGCCGTGGTTGCCCACAAGATGAGCAGCAGCATCGTCCACGATTCTCCGACATCCGTCTATTATGGGCACCGTAATCTCGAGTGGGTCTGGGTCCGCAACATGCCCTCCGTTCTTCTGGCGCGGTCATTCGGCCGGCACCTGGCCTATGGGATAGGCTGCCTGGCATTTTACCTGATGCGGGGCCGGGGCGGGGTCTTTTTACGGTCCAAGAAGGACGCGCTCAAAGGCATGGGCAGGGCATTCAGGGCGCGCAAAGAGATTCATCGGCGAAGAGGCATCGCCATTGGCGATCTTTGGGGACTCTTCGACGAAGAAACCTTTCTCCCGAGGCTGAAACGACGTTTGGGCACGTTATGA